A window of Zingiber officinale cultivar Zhangliang chromosome 5A, Zo_v1.1, whole genome shotgun sequence contains these coding sequences:
- the LOC121981522 gene encoding uncharacterized protein LOC121981522, which produces MLYWGDDADANVCRFCNQDRYKISRRSQQRRKSYSQLFYLPLTPRLQRLYASKTTAQHMTWHANHRTEEGLMCHPSDAEAWKNFDRTYPEFAKETRNIRLGLCADGFAPFSKSGRQYSCWPVILTPYNLPPGMCMKTPYMFLTLVVPGPQNPKKLIDVYMQPLIAELKQLWDEGFPTYDVHTNQMFVMKAALLWTINDFPAYGMLSGWSTAGILGCPICMERSKSIRLKYGRKPSYFDCHRQFLPLNHNFRRNKDEFTRNRIERTPPPLRLTGQDIWYRVCHFPSVIEEPHGTTYEYGSTHKWTKRSIFWDLPYWYSNLIHHNLDVMHIEKNVFDNLINTVMDITGKTKDNLNARKDMRLICKRPTLDVDESSRGPKPKAIYTLNKEQRRVVCEWLKSLRFPDGYVSNLGRCVDMKEFKLIGLKSHDCHIFMERLIPIAFKELLPNFVWGTITELSIFLHDISSTVLRYSQMEKLERDIPIILCNLERIFPPSFFDSMEHLLVHLPYEAKVGGPVHFRWMYPFERFLYHLKKKVKNKAHVEASIVNAYIVEEVTTFASYYFEPHIQTKRRRPGRNDEGPIDPNTNIFSIFNYLGRPSGQCKQRYLTDQEWRAAQTYVLLNCPEVSPYFEIFQNLYSDMPTLEFDRFCDQEFAPWFKSYVYDNQAHLEHQMLFHLSWGPKAMVIRGETLSLQILAL; this is translated from the exons AtgctatattggggagatgatgcagatgCAAATGTTTGTagattctgtaatcaagataggtacaagatctctagaaggagtcaacaacgacgtaaatcatacagtcagttattttatttgccattaactcctaggttacaaagactTTATGCATCAAAGACCACTGCtcaacacatgacttggcatgcaaatcATCGAACAGAGGAGGgattaatgtgtcatccatcagatgcagaggcatggaaaaattttgatagaacatatcctgAATTTGCGAAGGAGACTCGAAACATTCGGTTAGGTCTTTGTGCTGATGGTTTTGCTCCATTTAGTAAATCAGGAAGACAgtattcttgttggccagttatattaactccatataatcttccacctgggatgtgcatgaaaacaccgtatatgtttttaacattagtTGTGCCTGGCCcgcaaaatccaaagaagttaatagatgttTATATGCAACCACTGATTGCAGAGCtaaaacaactatgggatgaagggTTTCCTACATATGACGTCCATACTAATCAGATGTTTGTTatgaaggctgctcttctttggaccattaatgactttccagcttatggAATGCTATCTGGTTGGAGTACTGCGGGAATCTTAGGttgcccaatatgtatggagagatcaaagtcgatcAGATTGAAATATGGAAGAAAgccgagttattttgattgtcataggcaatttttaccattaaatcataatttcagaAGGAATAAAGATGAGTTCACTAggaatagaattgaaagaacacCTCCGCCATTAAGATTGAcaggtcaagatatttggtaTAGAGTGTGTCACTTTCCATCTGTTATTGAAGAACcacatggtacaacatatgaatatggaagCACTCATAAATGGACTAAGcggagtatattttgggatttacctTATTGGTATAGTAATTTAATTCATCATAATctggatgtaatgcatattgagaaaaatgtttttgataatctcataaatacagtgatggatattaccggaaaaacaaaagataatttgaatgcaagaaaagatatgcgactaATTTGTAAACGACCCACTCTTGATGTGGATGAAAgtagtaggggaccaaagccaaaggcaattTATACATTGAATAAAGAACAGAGACGTGTTgtttgtgaatggttgaaatcattGAGATTTCctgatgggtatgtctctaatcttgggagATGCGTCGATATGAAGGAATTCaaattgattggtttgaaaaGTCACGATTGTCATATATTTAtggaaagacttattccaattgcttttaaggaactcttaccaaatTTTGTATGGGGTACAATTACGGAGTTAAGCATTTTCCTTCATGATATTTCCTCAACAGTTTTGAGATATTCACAGATGGAGAAGTTAGAAAGAGACATTCCAATTATTTTGTGTAATTTAGAAAGAATctttccaccttcattttttgattcaatggaacatcttttggttcacttgccatacgaggccaaagttggaggaccagtccattttcgatggatgtatccatttgaaag AtttttatatcatttgaagaaaaaagtaaaaaataaggcacatgttgaagcctctattgttaatgcatacattgtggaggaagtaacaacttttgcatcGTATTATTTTGAGCCTCACATTCAGACCAAAAGACGAAGACCTGGAAGAAATGATGAAGGTCCTATTGATCCCAATACGAacatattctcaatttttaatTATCTTGGTCGACCGAGTGGACAATGTAAGCAAAGATATTTAACTGATCAAGAATGGCGAGCAGCCCAGACATATGTTTTACTtaattgtccagaagtatcacCATATTTCGA gatttttcaaaacttgtatTCTGATATGCCAACACTAGAGTTTGATCGTTTCTGCGATCAAGAATTTGCACcttggttcaaatcatat GTTTATGATAATCAAGCTCATCTCGAACATCAAATGTTATTTCATCTATCTTGGGGTCCAAAAGCAATg GTCATTAGAGGTGAGACATTATCACTGCAGATTCTCGCTCTCTGA